From Methanobrevibacter millerae, one genomic window encodes:
- the hmd gene encoding 5,10-methenyltetrahydromethanopterin hydrogenase has translation MKVAILGAGCYRTHAASGITNFSRACEVAEATGKENIAMTHSTIEMGAELLELAGVSEVVVSDPVFDGDFVVVDDFDYAEVIAAHKAGNPEEVMPDIRAKVNELAETVPKPAKGAIHFTHPEDLGMKCINDDSEAVADADWVMTWLPEGGMQPDIIKNFAGDIKEGAIVTHACTIPTTGLNKIFEDLGTNVNVASYHPGAVPEMKGQVYIAEGFADQASIDTLMDLGQKARGSAFTLPANMVGPVCDMCSAVTAITYAGILAYRDTVTQILGAPAGFAQMMALESLTQVNALMQDEGIDKMDDALNPAALLGTADSMNFGSLAEIVPDVLDYLGKEKKE, from the coding sequence ATGAAAGTGGCAATCTTAGGCGCAGGATGTTACAGAACTCACGCTGCAAGTGGAATCACCAACTTCTCAAGAGCTTGTGAAGTTGCAGAAGCAACCGGAAAAGAAAACATAGCTATGACTCACTCCACCATCGAAATGGGTGCAGAATTATTGGAACTGGCCGGTGTATCTGAAGTGGTTGTATCTGATCCGGTATTTGACGGAGATTTCGTTGTAGTGGATGACTTTGACTACGCTGAAGTAATTGCAGCCCACAAAGCAGGTAACCCTGAAGAAGTAATGCCTGACATCAGAGCAAAAGTAAACGAATTGGCTGAAACCGTACCTAAACCAGCAAAAGGTGCAATTCATTTCACCCACCCTGAAGATTTAGGCATGAAATGTATCAACGACGATTCTGAAGCTGTTGCTGACGCTGACTGGGTAATGACCTGGTTGCCTGAAGGCGGAATGCAGCCTGACATCATCAAAAACTTTGCCGGCGACATCAAGGAAGGCGCAATCGTAACTCACGCATGTACCATTCCAACAACCGGATTAAACAAGATATTTGAAGATTTAGGAACCAACGTAAACGTAGCTTCCTACCACCCGGGTGCTGTACCTGAAATGAAAGGACAAGTCTACATTGCAGAAGGTTTCGCAGACCAGGCATCCATCGACACTTTAATGGACTTAGGTCAAAAAGCAAGAGGATCCGCATTCACCCTGCCTGCAAACATGGTAGGTCCTGTTTGTGACATGTGTTCAGCCGTAACAGCAATTACCTATGCAGGTATTTTGGCTTACAGAGACACCGTAACTCAAATCTTAGGCGCTCCTGCCGGATTTGCACAGATGATGGCTCTTGAATCCTTAACCCAGGTAAATGCATTGATGCAGGATGAAGGTATTGACAAAATGGACGATGCTTTAAATCCAGCAGCATTATTGGGTACCGCTGATTCCATGAACTTCGGTTCCTTAGCAGAAATCGTTCCTGACGTATTAGATTACTTAGGAAAAGAAAAAAAAGAATAG